From Onychostoma macrolepis isolate SWU-2019 chromosome 19, ASM1243209v1, whole genome shotgun sequence, a single genomic window includes:
- the LOC131526409 gene encoding C-type lectin domain family 4 member F-like isoform X1, whose translation MDSVYENTSFMFSTVASGEKCSQYKGNSKVLLIVLAVCLVFALGGLCILGILYVNVSMQLSAQKTNNTIMTRQLEELTANCTGVREHLHINNTVSVPVKIEELTANYTRIREQLSFYEAFMQSLNCNMSLTTFKGKLYFFSSNKQNWSSSRAFCVSKGADLVTITSQSEQRFLASKMKEQHWIGLNDLETEGHWVWVNNQTLNETGVQFWYKRVSEKSEPDNWKKDDPTGENCAIMNDLKSWSDVSCNYQIKFICEKK comes from the exons ATGGATTCAGTGTATGAAAATACTAGTTTCATGTTTTCAACAGTTGCTTCAGGTGAAAAATGCTCTCAATACAAAG GTAATTCTAAAGTTCTTCTGATTGTTTTGGCTGTCTGTCTGGTTTTTGCTCTTGGAGGTCTCTGTATTCTGGGGATACTGT ATGTCAATGTTTCAATGCAACTGTCTGCCCAGAAAACTAACAACACAA TCATGACAAGACAGCTTGAGGAACTTACAGCCAATTGCACTGGAGTTAGAGAACATCTCCACATCAACAATA CTGTTTCTGTACCAGTCAAGATTGAGGAACTTACAGCCAATTACACCAGAATTAGAGAACAACTGTCCTTTTATGAAG catttatgCAGTCTTTGAACTGTAACATGAGCTTGACAACTTTTAAAGGAAAGTTGTACTTCTTCAGCTCTAATAAACAGAACTGGTCAAGCAGTCGTGCTTTCTGTGTTTCAAAAGGAGCCGATCTTGTCACAAtaaccagccaatcagaacag AGGTTTCTGGCTTCTAAAATGAAAGAACAGCACTGGATTGGTCTGAATGATCTGGAAACTGAAGGACACTGGGTTTGGGTGAATAACCAAACTCTCAACGAAACTGGAGTACA GTTTTGGTACAAGAGGGTATCTGAGAAAAGTGAACCTGATAACTGGAAAAAAGATGATCCCACTGGAGAAAACTGTGCAATTATGAACGATTTGAAAAGTTGGTCTGATGTTTCTTGCAATTATCAGATTAAGTTTATCTGTGAAAAGAAATAG
- the LOC131526409 gene encoding C-type lectin domain family 4 member F-like isoform X2, giving the protein MDSVYENTSFMFSTVASGEKCSQYKGNSKVLLIVLAVCLVFALGGLCILGILYVNVSMQLSAQKTNNTIMTRQLEELTANCTGVREHLHINNTVSVPVKIEELTANYTRIREQLSFYEAFMQSLNCNMSLTTFKGKLYFFSSNKQNWSSSRAFCVSKGADLVTITSQSEQRFLASKMKEQHWIGLNDLETEGHWVWVNNQTLNETGVLVQEGI; this is encoded by the exons ATGGATTCAGTGTATGAAAATACTAGTTTCATGTTTTCAACAGTTGCTTCAGGTGAAAAATGCTCTCAATACAAAG GTAATTCTAAAGTTCTTCTGATTGTTTTGGCTGTCTGTCTGGTTTTTGCTCTTGGAGGTCTCTGTATTCTGGGGATACTGT ATGTCAATGTTTCAATGCAACTGTCTGCCCAGAAAACTAACAACACAA TCATGACAAGACAGCTTGAGGAACTTACAGCCAATTGCACTGGAGTTAGAGAACATCTCCACATCAACAATA CTGTTTCTGTACCAGTCAAGATTGAGGAACTTACAGCCAATTACACCAGAATTAGAGAACAACTGTCCTTTTATGAAG catttatgCAGTCTTTGAACTGTAACATGAGCTTGACAACTTTTAAAGGAAAGTTGTACTTCTTCAGCTCTAATAAACAGAACTGGTCAAGCAGTCGTGCTTTCTGTGTTTCAAAAGGAGCCGATCTTGTCACAAtaaccagccaatcagaacag AGGTTTCTGGCTTCTAAAATGAAAGAACAGCACTGGATTGGTCTGAATGATCTGGAAACTGAAGGACACTGGGTTTGGGTGAATAACCAAACTCTCAACGAAACTGGA GTTTTGGTACAAGAGGGTATCTGA